The following are encoded in a window of Candidatus Zixiibacteriota bacterium genomic DNA:
- a CDS encoding isoprenyl transferase, translating to MDGNGRWARKRGLPRIAGHRAGVKTVKRIVEAASGLKISILTLFTFSTENWQRPREEVSAIMNLLYQTTKKELTELEKNNVKLITTGNIEELSSTRKEILKKAIQRTKDNTGLILNLALNYSGRSEILDAVKKISEDVCSGVIKPEDLDEGLFSSYLYTKRLPDPDLLIRTSGEMRISNFMLWQTSYTELYVTPVLWPDFSVDDFYQAIWIYQNRQRRFGKI from the coding sequence ATGGATGGGAATGGGAGATGGGCAAGGAAAAGGGGATTGCCTCGCATAGCCGGGCACCGGGCTGGCGTCAAAACCGTAAAAAGGATAGTTGAAGCCGCATCCGGGTTGAAAATCTCCATCCTCACCCTTTTCACTTTCTCGACTGAGAACTGGCAGAGACCCAGGGAGGAGGTCTCCGCGATTATGAATCTGCTTTACCAGACTACAAAAAAGGAATTAACTGAGTTGGAGAAAAATAACGTCAAGCTGATCACAACCGGCAACATTGAGGAGCTTTCCTCCACCAGAAAAGAGATTCTAAAAAAAGCGATTCAAAGAACCAAGGACAATACCGGGCTGATCTTAAATTTAGCTTTAAATTATTCCGGAAGAAGCGAGATCTTGGATGCGGTGAAGAAAATCTCTGAGGATGTATGTTCAGGCGTCATAAAACCGGAAGACCTGGATGAAGGGCTTTTCTCCTCCTATCTTTACACCAAAAGGCTACCGGATCCAGACCTGTTGATTCGCACTTCAGGTGAGATGCGCATCTCGAATTTTATGCTCTGGCAGACCTCCTACACTGAGCTTTACGTGACACCGGTCTTATGGCCGGATTTTTCAGTCGACGATTTCTACCAGGCGATCTGGATTTACCAGAACAGGCAGAGGCGCTTTGGCAAAATATGA